Proteins co-encoded in one Nitratireductor kimnyeongensis genomic window:
- a CDS encoding DsbA family oxidoreductase, whose translation MSLPVTIDVISDVVCPWCYVGRARLQKALEVAPELAVDIRWRPFQLDPTIPPEGKSRQAYLAGKFGDEERIRQMHEQLSTAGEADGIDFNFEAIEISPNTLNAHRVIRWAATAEPGVQDLLVGRLFALYFEEGANIGDPTVLIQAARDAGMDAAVVETLLATDADRAEVEQEIATAQQMGVTGVPCFLLEGRYAVVGAQEPASLADAIRQVAQAKADGKLEQGQN comes from the coding sequence ATGTCCCTTCCAGTGACCATTGACGTCATATCCGACGTTGTTTGCCCGTGGTGTTATGTGGGGCGTGCGCGCCTGCAGAAAGCGCTGGAGGTCGCGCCGGAACTGGCGGTCGATATCCGCTGGCGGCCCTTTCAACTCGACCCGACGATACCGCCCGAAGGCAAGAGCCGTCAGGCATATCTGGCGGGAAAATTCGGGGACGAAGAACGCATCCGGCAAATGCATGAGCAACTCAGCACAGCCGGGGAGGCAGACGGGATAGACTTCAATTTCGAAGCCATCGAGATCTCGCCGAACACGCTCAACGCACACCGCGTCATCCGATGGGCTGCGACCGCCGAACCAGGTGTTCAGGATCTCCTGGTCGGCCGTCTGTTCGCGCTCTATTTCGAAGAAGGTGCGAATATCGGTGACCCGACCGTGCTCATCCAGGCTGCGAGGGATGCCGGTATGGATGCTGCCGTAGTCGAAACACTACTGGCGACCGATGCCGACAGGGCTGAGGTGGAGCAGGAGATCGCCACGGCACAGCAGATGGGGGTGACCGGAGTACCCTGCTTCCTGCTGGAAGGCCGCTATGCGGTGGTCGGAGCCCAAGAACCGGCCTCGCTTGCCGACGCGATCCGCCAGGTCGCCCAAGCCAAGGCGGACGGCAAGCTCGAGCAAGGCCAGAACTGA